The genome window AACCCCGACTGAAACCCGCTGGATGCAGGTAGAGACCGGGCAACTCTATACTGTTACATCGCAATTCGCCGCGAGCACCCAGGAAGTGGCCAAGGAATACGACATGGTCACCCTCCCCGCCGGAACGTACGTGCTGATGTATGTCCTGTATTCCAGCGGAACGGGCGCTGTCTGGCCCGCGTCGCCGTTTGACATAGACCCGAGCCTCTCCAAGGTAAGCGAGCTGGGGCAGGTGCAAACCAAGGAAAGCAGCGGCGTAACCACCTCCATGCTCCGCAGCAAGGGCCTGGCGTCAAACGGCAAAACGCCGCTCATCGCCAGCTTTGCGCTGAAGCCGGGCCAGGCCCTGTACCTCGGCGACATCACGGTTTCCTTCGACATCGAAGGCCCTGTCCAACTGCCGGGCTATTATCCGGCCGGGAAGTTCCACTACACGGATAAAAAGGATCTGCAACGCGCCAAGTTCGCCCTCGGCAAGGAAGATACGGCTCTTGCCGCCGCCCTGGAGCAAGGGCACATAACCTGGGGCAAGCTCGCGCGGAAACGCCCGTAAGCGTTTAGCGCCTGTTCACGCCACGGACTGTTTGCAAAAAAACGGCCGGCTTTTCCCGTGAAGTACAGGGGAAAGCCGGCCGATTCCGTTGCGTCCGCGGAACGGAAAGGCGTTACGACACCGTGCTCCCGCCGGGAATCTTGTTGTTCACGGTAAGCAGCTCCAGGCCGCTGCCGGTGTCCGCCGTCAGGATCATGCCCTGGGACTCGAGGCCGCGCAGTTTGCGGGGCGCAAGGTTCGCGACCACGGTCACCTGGGCGCCGACCAGGGCCTTGGGATCATAATGGGCCGCGATGCCGCTGACGATCTGGCGCGGTTTTTCCTCGCCCAGGTCGATCTCGAGCCGGAGGAGCTTATCCGCGTTGGGATGCTGCTCGGCTGCCACAACGGTCCCGACGCGGATATCCAGCTTCTGGAAATCGTCATACTCAATGAGCGCTTTGGAGCCGGGAGCCGTTGCCGTCGCGGGGGTTTTCGGTTCCCCGGCGGGCTTGGGTTCTTTGACGGCCTTGGCCTCTTTGGGGGCCGGAGCCGTTTTTTCCTTTTCCACGCGCGGGAAAAGGTTGGAGGCGGCGGCCACTTTCAGGCCGGGTTGCAACGCGCCGAAGGAACCGAGTTCCTCGGGCAGCAACACGCTCTCCGGGGCAACGTTCTGACCAAGTTGCTCCAGAAGAGTCTGCGCCGTCTTCGGCATGACCGGCAAGAGGTGCAACGCTATTTTCCGCAAAAATTCCAGCAGGGTATACATGACCATCTGGAGTTCCCCGGTCTTGCCCTCTTTCGCCAGGGTCCAGGGCGCGGCGGAGTCCACATATTTGTTCAAGGCCCGGACGAGTTCCCAGAGCGATTCGAGCGCGTTGGAAAACCGGACGTTCCCGAACAGGTCCTGGAAGTTGCGAAAGCTGTTTTCCGCCAGCGCGAGAAGATCTTTTTCGCGTTCTCCCGGAACGCCCATGGGCGGCACGACGCTGTCGAAATACTTGGCCGTCATGCCCAGGACGCGGGAGTAGAGGTTGCCGAGGTCGTTGGCGAGGTCCGCGTTAAAGCGGGCGACCAGCGCTTCCTCGGTAAAGTCCGCGTCGCTCCCGAAGTGCATTTCGCGCAGCAGGAAATAGCGGAAAGCGTCATAGCCGTATTTTTCCGCCTGTTCCAGGGGGTTGACCACGTTGCCCAGCGATTTTGACATCTTGGTGTTGCGCGTGAGCCAGTACCCGTGGACATTGAGATTTTGGTACGGCTCGA of uncultured delta proteobacterium contains these proteins:
- a CDS encoding exported hypothetical protein (Evidence 5 : No homology to any previously reported sequences), which produces MFRRVTVLPVVVLMLLSLAACGKGNFPLGPSGSMTKIDAESVFNGQKSLVVTRFSTPWGTPTETRWMQVETGQLYTVTSQFAASTQEVAKEYDMVTLPAGTYVLMYVLYSSGTGAVWPASPFDIDPSLSKVSELGQVQTKESSGVTTSMLRSKGLASNGKTPLIASFALKPGQALYLGDITVSFDIEGPVQLPGYYPAGKFHYTDKKDLQRAKFALGKEDTALAAALEQGHITWGKLARKRP
- the metG gene encoding Methionine--tRNA ligase; the protein is MLENFVQPYFLTTPIYYVNAKPHIGHAYTTLIADSLVRFQRMMGREAFLVTGTDEHGDKIVQAAEKAGESPQVFTDAISAEFKAMWEKLDIQVGRFIRTTEPHHKAAVQKILQKVYDSGDIYFGEYGGHYCLGCERFYTEKELTEEGLCPQHLVKPQYISEKNYFFKMSKYQDWLREYILANPDFIRPERYRTEALSLLDSGALEDLCISRPKSRLTWGIELPFDADYVCYVWFDALISYISAINWPDGKEFATFWPGAQHLVAKDILKPHAIFWPTMLKAAGIEPYQNLNVHGYWLTRNTKMSKSLGNVVNPLEQAEKYGYDAFRYFLLREMHFGSDADFTEEALVARFNADLANDLGNLYSRVLGMTAKYFDSVVPPMGVPGEREKDLLALAENSFRNFQDLFGNVRFSNALESLWELVRALNKYVDSAAPWTLAKEGKTGELQMVMYTLLEFLRKIALHLLPVMPKTAQTLLEQLGQNVAPESVLLPEELGSFGALQPGLKVAAASNLFPRVEKEKTAPAPKEAKAVKEPKPAGEPKTPATATAPGSKALIEYDDFQKLDIRVGTVVAAEQHPNADKLLRLEIDLGEEKPRQIVSGIAAHYDPKALVGAQVTVVANLAPRKLRGLESQGMILTADTGSGLELLTVNNKIPGGSTVS